The Papaver somniferum cultivar HN1 chromosome 3, ASM357369v1, whole genome shotgun sequence genome includes a region encoding these proteins:
- the LOC113359460 gene encoding L10-interacting MYB domain-containing protein-like — translation MESDQSSNPQTGRTTWTPPMDRLFIGLMEDQVQKGQLLDGQFIKYAWTHFVDNFKQSFGSSFTKDVLKNRMKTSKKNYVAVSTLRGQSGFGWDQSREIVIVDDDVWDDYIKKHPDVKCWRTKTLAHFDELAIIFGDNRANGRYSRCRNDNTVQDDDDHDNENLDNTQSPDTPQEQNENGYKYKDEDLRTSDTQKGLELQQVGIHVLLERPKRVQEKNG, via the exons ATGGAGAGTGATCAATCATCCAACCCCCAAACTGGAAGGACAACTTGGACTCCTCCCATGGATAGACTGTTCATAGGTCTAATGGAAGACCAAGTACAGAAAGGACAACTACTCGATGGTCAATTCATTAAATATGCTTGGACACACTTTGTTGATAATTTCAAGCAGAGTTTTGGTTCTTCTTTTACCAAGGATGTGTTGAAAAATCGTATGAAAACTTCGAAGAAGAACTATGTTGCTGTGAGTACTCTTAGAGGTCAAAGTGGATTTGGATGGGATCAGTCGCGAGAAATTGtgattgttgatgatgatgtatgGGATGATTATATCAAG AAGCATCCTGATGTCAAATGCTGGAGGACAAAGACCCTTGCGCACTTTGATGAGTTAGCTATTATATTTGGGGATAATAGGGCCAATGGAAGGTACAGCCGTTGTAGGAATGACAATACTGTGCAAGATGATGATGACCATGATAATGAAAATTTAGATAACACGCAATCTCCAGATACCCCTCAAGAACAGAATGAGAATGGATATAAATATAAGGATGAGGACTTGCGTACATCTGACACTCAAAAAGGGCTCGAGCTTCAACAGGTCGGAATTCACGTCCTTTTAGAAAGACCAAAAAGAGTACAGGAGAAGAATGGGTAG
- the LOC113359461 gene encoding uncharacterized protein LOC113359461, producing MGGSQFSGLPNGKIVQCKFYLANAGFANMPQFITPYRGVRYHLKEFGGNRPKYAKELFNLRHASLQNAIERAIGILKRRFTILQLQPQYPFESQVKIVLACCILHNHIRKECINDLIFDDENLQNLLETDPRMQQYSECPTLGRNRQREVASELRTSISDAMWNDYQRRRRG from the exons ATGGGTGGCTCTCAGTTCAGTGGTCTTCCAAATG GGAAAATTGTACAAT GTAAATTTTATCTCGCTAATGCAGGATTCGCCAATATGCCGCAGTTTATTACTCCATATCGTGGTGTCCGTTATCACTTGAAGGAATTTGGTGGAAATCGTCCAAAATATGCAAAGGAATTATTCAATCTCCGACATGCATCGTTACAGAATGCAATTGAACGTGCTATCGGTATACTTAAAAGACGCTTCACTATTTTGCAACTGCAGCCTCAATATCCATTCGAATCACAAGTGAAAATTGTACTTGCATGTTGCATCCTTCATAACCACATCCGCAAAGAGTGCATTAATGACTTGATTTTCGATGATGAGAACTTACAAAACCTACTAGAAACCGATCCAAGAATGCAACAATACAGTGAATGCCCTACACTTGGGAGAAATAGACAACGAGAAGTAGCTTCAGAACTTCGAACTTCAATCTCAGATGCAATGTGGAATGATTATCAGCGTCGCCGCCGCGGCTAA